Proteins encoded in a region of the Xiphophorus couchianus chromosome 11, X_couchianus-1.0, whole genome shotgun sequence genome:
- the LOC114152658 gene encoding G8 domain-containing protein DDB_G0286311-like, which translates to MLRNFLVASLCLLATVNLFGTTDSSTTSEPPTTPTPQSTTDISTETSASPPTSPTSTPTGSPATVDQTGETGSPTTVDQTGETGSPATASLNSTTVLPSSGPASSELSGGAIAGITIGTIAGAGLLGGGVYGLLKYTKKI; encoded by the exons atgctcagaaattttcttgtagCGTCTCTTTGCCTCCTCGCCACAG TAAATCTGTTTGGAACAACCGACTCATCTACTACGTCAGAACCACCAACAACACCAACACCACAAAGCACCACAGACATTAGTACTGAAACTTCAGCTAGTCCACCAACTTCACCAACCTCAACCCCAACTGGTTCACCAGCCACAGTCGACCAAACTGGTGAAACTGGTTCACCAACCACAGTCGACCAAACTGGTGAAACTGGTTCACCAGCCACAGCCAGCCTAAACTCAACCACAGTCCTCCCCTCGTCGGGACCGGCCTCGTCAGAGCTGTCCGGAGGGGCGATAGCCGGCATCACCATCGGTACCATCGCCGGGGCGGGCTTACTGG GCGGTGGCGTCTACGGTCTGCTGAAATACactaaaaaaatctga